A section of the Plasmodium knowlesi strain H genome assembly, chromosome: 3 genome encodes:
- a CDS encoding AP2 domain transcription factor AP2-SP2, putative translates to MDRKAYPRDVRCDEVTPRNEEMHKMNPSNVDKGYVEDHVKINFPSNLDLKHKEKEVNPWGEIRGTYFKLNEDSRTEYNCGASDMKKQFDKSMSPEQGNLLGSGEEILLSRKSDLHDEEKGKGKGKENEKESSEMSQMSLLHGTCSGEHINAPIPQEQCSGNIKPIDPPPVEKIKEEESPHHGSTSRGNIRMDSSSDKGRSSMDGAYITMKREQYVNNVSTNLDTWCNSEVSGSNHIFCNRGVPKEGTQLRQTISIPDIGTDDKTDKEEQKECTVVSVEEVSRWRSVKENGYEDKKNVCDLVQGGGSSPHGKEEESRTNPIIQESLNEVRRNNCMNRSGSYFENGEKRNMNEENYLRNSNLMKNLVSDDHLGEGYRRGNLFTGDDSQWVNILNTRETPPNGEDRLRNSYPLMEDIAHLKKNPHVEEKTGELTSEEDQTGDVLHGGNENESMLEKCLHVKCKNMFLSTVEEIKEKLIVKTPNVENPKLSNKVKEIDNQLGIGNGEMKKDGEENFGGYSSGKGDKTNISEGDLTEGPNGGVSHERVNPFPCDAGIEIISPGHIEASAEGGGENEGVSYKGVENERDTHLEDCNEERFSCAEHTVRRMDGARLGSPPLGSPPLRESSQERGTEMGIAIRIGAHDDEEKISLEGEGKKEDRSPELCKVSLDMSNELDDKSKGKEINPYGGCENGLTSQEPLNKSKYSTDKQMVGAIPRTFVSLGYTADVHGVGFRTSRTRFGERKGIHMVDGKWSEGDKYTMDNYERSENIPMGTYRNGHEEIAANRNGDYSSFEKEMNSALLDLHKDRVDVCQDNLTHLSDCNKKKKRTGIPLNERKYYRVLAKQMIKIQGLTFDHNQIRWIAYWKNENNKQIQKHFPVCKYGFYKARQLALEFRNSKFAASSQTVGSGEGKHKGVVITEVDKSGVINLGVEKGEIMNYGANPPQSGKKNRHKKDATAVKNSECTQMGNQMIEMRTTNRRKDTKVGIHNPRKRNRISSRPIFLAVENGGIVANQDHADGTTEPKNLDATSKLAFVNKRINTCRGSSYGENNPTGTSGGGGFPGGRHARITRHDIKNVQNILACQHGDNLNSIENSPHSTISQGFPPFMGNQVVGGLSGCIGDSGHRYHQENHTTTDGQIPNRHEYAMGSYGSINLYDQNGIIIAEPQINRWDMGHGKTSNYSYMVNNFESMQRGHNMAMSSFVSGVPSEVAHLNRGISREVLWKGQIGHKYKNSLNQAKQANQLNQANQLNQGNQLNQLNQLNQANQLNQVNPFFSANYGRNLQTITDAGISHKWGGHTRTGNYIDGSNLSSGDMKNEGGEIYSPPFRCLQSGSPQHIRSGTYHYSMNEGRRQNMDPHFNSANKLVDGTWNSTCEEENGVNPNDNSTVQSCIKNSLEGKEVRGSAISGGSSVGGMRIKRMINSASATTEGENPKENKQKDDLNVHMRSRVSGERSERDTWNLTRASTATHISEHLCELINVNRSVYYERNHGRRLHSEGGGSGGVLGGVLGGGSGGVLGGGSGGVLGDVVRMRNTGEETTQGKANILGDSDKAFGRSINSPERWITIQPMEKEKKTMKNECVESRETGKVAYDHSVDAVISAYVVDTTVGMEERKTSERNVSGKNKAKKKNSVRKTNRKEGKSFIDSQIRGKDISVLSESDIINPNGQWYGEGVRGEMHRTGRGEHNQGGISKEISKSKNRKKSAKRKKEKNELDVAHMEGNQNRSECKQIEDTKNKANEEVLSSVSNPNKWTHSVNLIQRAGNLRDLPKKAIMYDERKCTSGKHLHPSSELIQLPQNTPLCIPIGEPSAPECVTDPVVVKYGENISENSSKELKKKDVVMVEGKYTYKLNELEKKCCNDQDEDEYYYNEIMKMPKIKGVHFDIRQKRWCAYGHKKKECFSVYRYGFLIARELAVKSRLKVQKRKNNLKLKKNKNYMNGENVCEKNGVSPVKKQKIVVDRKIHRSDNLEITHLPYGALHKNNNTVSLNDYTGPPSPIDSAECTPTLHFNDQKGDPPGIRKPTGESISHENEKQNDYIDGKTEHWNETEMNENLFPIVLAQSHMTESLKGSSVNGRKLCPYNGSGASVANSVNNANGVSAVYRDNLYGGYYPIPDRHANRSYTGVLSEVEGYTRRYHTGEVGNRRGNGTNDIVPLDNMVHHSEKNKNCNYSGSMNRISNMNQIQEPFENYDYSEENCLNGQVKSDNFYISHNANRETNQVMHIKEAMGTRNSVNMRNVERCILEGPNEECQLYNGDVNWYSMERANVDMQRMGSLSIGAIPIGCVPIGSTATLGNGAAKINGSNDEVHKRFHRISVLKEEHFVNNREHDRGNDVIGTQGELVPLRVGDGALPIDANKTCVLEMEKRNRTNDRTHINGITGEYRNFLQNKEEASILEPVVESKSNQMRLKKDIVQNGYWNFINNLEKNKIGGSGLSAVTSLTTNGVTCVNNAPLVNTGAPPVEEVEFTTPCDHRGERSGVENGGDICIDGTMNVGNPFLWINPSPEHMVTENMLLDFPRANSTQGSFPYRWDKYRGENHPIGDISTGNHTQSACDTPPRMNENQWAIQKKRERQMDVERIVNMSGTNFLQNDINRGLVKNYCEMRSVDPFGTHNLMRRTTWGCRNIQSDCAEAKMTSSFMAEEKTNCGLGKEPHLQYDNDGNVTNRRNGYSEYDMNPSFGVNNSFLENEKCRAFGKRNLGRDIFTRRFDGEGKKERDKNLDENEKKNLHEIFQDSTNIDHIEVDMENKSIESGLAENKPLNLEVNMIQADVEQNREPVVSGNSAVLYGREHRNERYCCGKKWVRVNGKEVSYEKANVGKTGKEETNKDVKIIKREEKKKKKKEQITAQLDNHIFHSLDVEDVKGEQKQTRSDKDRGSRSGFANFRGSHETGATGEGGDKICLLPVSTLEGNQGAENGVGDTQGNYSNRSPIGVHIFKCHTSRIGMEGRRSQVIGKYKCSKEMNAEFCTSGECGNVGGVSITGMGFKGTGTSTKGKIRPKENITMLDAITIGEEKEKYNKLYLRRRSNFPLLQNKRGELTSQAYDPYGEMVITTQGGSHGNIISREEQRTDPFVFLEDTDGDRRENIICDDNGKLLINGVLPYVDCPFTFSKTDGGSIQSGIRGQQLKDHEMNPLEESQTVGPFENLYGREKSGYYREDDENGFVLKKVDISSTNLLHLSTKKRNDREVKRWDVVTGALRGKKFCGALSNTAKNCHLGRGVMGKVRTEDVRCLEADRMMATAEVFLNRDYFDVCGDVPLEENDTVINGAVRKVPGGRHNEWSSRHSRKGDSKKGTILKNVHILKEYGERFSHGRAEEGEVPYESGVDSLLDRYCLSIFGSMKISELIPMNCEGREIEEGLLVEPYCEYSCLSLHDLNMNRTKDVNQTIHFKKLILKYLIMDLFRNISVPEFSKMTNDRTNFFMNPQKCASSYPLTNEIEKNRDLLQRVERYHLKYVNNIYDMKFFQLYWDVFVTCLVKNVTASVLPSEEHCMVMRSLLLLYLESCA, encoded by the exons ATGGACAGAAAGGCGTACCCACGAGATGTACGATGTGATGAAGTCACTCCAAGAAATGAGGAGATGCACAAAATGAACCCCTCCAATGTTGATAAGGGCTATGTGGAAGATCAcgtaaaaattaattttccgTCTAACCTTGACTTGAAgcataaagaaaaggaagtgaaCCCATGGGGGGAAATAAGAGGGACTTATTTTAAGCTGAATGAGGACAGCAGAACGGAGTACAACTGTGGAGCATCAGATATGAAAAAGCAGTTTGACAAAAGTATGAGCCCTGAGCAAGGTAACCTTCTTGGGAGCGGGGAGGAGATTTTGTTGTCTAGGAAAAGTGACTTACACgatgaggaaaagggaaagggaaagggaaaggaaaacgaaaaggaaagctCTGAAATGAGCCAAATGAGCCTCTTGCATGGGACTTGTTCAGGTGAACACATAAATGCACCGATTCCACAGGAGCAGTGTAGCGGTAATATCAAGCCAATAGATCCACCCCCTGTGGAGAAAatcaaagaggaagaaagccCCCACCACGGAAGTACATCTAGGGGAAATATTAGAATGGATAGTAGCAGTGACAAAGGGAGAAGCAGTATGGACGGTGCATACATTACGATGAAACGAGAGCAATATGTGAATAACGTTTCTACTAATTTGGACACATGGTGTAATAGTGAAGTGTCTGGAAGTAATCATATTTTCTGCAACAGAGGAGTGCCTAAAGAGGGCACGCAACTTCGACAAACAATAAGCATCCCGGATATAGGAACAGATGACAAGACGgataaggaagaacaaaaggagTGTACCGTAGTGAGCGTAGAAGAGGTATCTAGATGGAGAAGTGTAAAGGAGAACGGTTATGAGGATAAGAAGAATGTGTGTGACTTGGTGCAAGGGGGAGGTAGCTCTCCCCatggaaaggaagaggagagtAGAACTAATCCTATAATACAGGAAAGTTTAAATGAGGTAAGAAGGAATAATTGCATGAATAGGTCAGGTAGTTACTTCGAAAATGGAGAGAAACGTAATATGAATGAAGAGAATTATTTAAGGAACTCCAATTTGATGAAGAACCTTGTTAGTGATGATCACCTGGGTGAAGGATACAGACGAGGAAATCTCTTTACTGGAGATGATTCCCAGTGGGTGAACATTCTGAACACAAGGGAAACCCCTCCGAATGGAGAAGATCGTCTTCGGAATAGCTACCCTCTCATGGAGGACATTgcccatttgaaaaaaaatccacatgtggaagaaaagaCAGGTGAATTAACTTCTGAAGAGGATCAAACTGGGGATGTACTCCATGGTGGCAACGAAAATGAGAGTATGTTGGAGAAGTGTCTTCATGTGAAATGCAAGAATATGTTTCTATCCACCGTTGAGGAGATAAAGGAGAAGTTGATAGTAAAAACGCCGAATGTGGAGAATCCCAAATTGTCTAATAAAGTCAAGGAGATTGATAACCAATTGGGAATAGGGAatggagaaatgaaaaaagatgGGGAGGAAAACTTTGGAGGGTACTCTTCAGGAAAGGGGGATAAAACAAATATAAGTGAAGGAGATTTAACGGAAGGTCCAAACGGAGGAGTGAGTCACGAAAGGGTTAATCCCTTTCCATGTGATGCGGGTATAGAAATTATatcaccaggccatattgagGCATCTGCGGagggaggaggagaaaatgaaggagttAGTTACAAAGGtgtagaaaatgaaagggatACCCATTTGGAAGATTGCAATGAAGAACGTTTTTCATGTGCAGAACACACAGTAAGGCGAATGGATGGGGCTCGATTAGGTTCACCTCCATTAGGTTCACCTCCATTAAGGGAGAGCTCACAGGAGAGGGGAACCGAGATGGGTATCGCCATACGTATAGGAGCACATgacgatgaggaaaaaatatctcttgaaggggaaggaaaaaaggaagaccgCTCACCTGAATTGTGCAAAGTAAGTCTAGATATGTCCAACGAGTTAGATGACAAGTCGAAGGGCAAAGAGATCAACCCATACGGGGGATGCGAAAATGGGTTAACTTCACAAGAACCATTAAACAAAAGTAAATATAGCACAGACAAACAAATGGTAGGGGCAATTCCTAGAACGTTCGTAAGTCTAGGCTACACCGCTGATGTGCATGGGGTAGGTTTCAGGACCAGTAGAACCCGCTTTGGAGAACGAAAAGGGATTCACATGGTAGATGGGAAATGGTCTGAAGGGGATAAATATACTATGGATAATTATGAAAGGAGTGAAAATATTCCTATGGGTACATATCGGAATGGCCACGAGGAAATTGCGGCCAACCGGAATGGTGACTACAGCTCATTTGAAAAGGAGATGAATAGTGCCCTTCTAGATTTACACAAGGACAGAGTAGATGTGTGCCAAGATAACTTGACACATTTGAGCGATTgtaataagaagaaaaagcgaACTGGCATTCCACTAAACGAGAGAAAGTACTACCGCGTGCTAGCTAAACAGATGATAAAAATCCAGGGACTAACATTCGACCATAACCAGATCAGGTGGATTGCCTATTGGAAGAACGAGAACAACAAACAGATTCAGAAGCATTTCCCTGTTTGTAAGTACGGGTTCTATAAGGCGCGTCAGCTGGCACTGGAATTTAGGAACTCGAAATTCGCCGCCAGTAGTCAGACAGTGGGTAGCGGAGAGGGGAAACATAAAGGGGTGGTCATCACTGAAGTGGACAAATCAGGAGTGATTAATCTAGGAGTAGAAAAAGGTGAGATTATGAACTACGGAGCGAACCCCCctcaaagtggaaaaaaaaataggcacAAGAAGGATGCCACAGCGGTAAAAAATTCGGAGTGCACGCAGATGGGTAACCAAATGATAGAAATGCGCACTACTAATAGAAGGAAAGACACAAAGGTGGGGATACATAACCCCCGTAAGAGGAACCGGATAAGTAGCAGGCCTATCTTTCTGGCTGTAGAAAACGGAGGAATAGTAGCGAATCAAGATCATGCAGATGGGACAACTGAACCCAAAAATTTGGATGCAACGTCGAAACTAGCATTCGTGAATAAAAGGATAAATACATGTAGAGGAAGTTCATATGGGGAGAATAATCCAACTGGAACATCAGGGGGAGGAGGTTTTCCGGGAGGAAGACATGCAAGGATTACAAGACATGATATAAAAAACGTGCAGAATATTTTAGCATGTCAGCACGGAGACAATTTGAATAGCATTGAAAATTCGCCCCATTCGACTATCTCGCAAGGGTTTCCTCCATTCATGGGTAATCAGGTGGTGGGTGGTTTGAGTGGATGCATAGGAGACAGTGGGCACAGGTACCATCAGGAAAACCATACGACTACAGATGGGCAGATCCCCAATAGACACGAATACGCGATGGGGTCATACGGTTCAATCAATTTGTACGACCAGAATGGAATAATAATCGCAGAACCACAAATCAACAGATGGGACATGGGACATGGGAAAACAAGCAACTACAGTTACATGGTTAATAACTTCGAATCGATGCAGAGGGGACACAATATGGCTATGTCATCGTTTGTAAGTGGAGTGCCAAGTGAGGTAGCCCATCTGAATCGTGGGATTAGTAGAGAGGTTTTATGGAAGGGTCAAATTGGGCATAAGTATAAAAATTCGTTGAACCAGGCGAAGCAGGCGAACCAGTTGAACCAGGCGAATCAGCTGAACCAGGGGAACCAGTTGAACCAGTTGAACCAGTTGAACCAGGCGAATCAGCTGAACCAGGTGAACCCGTTTTTCAGTGCCAACTACGGGAGAAACTTACAGACAATCACAGATGCAGGAATTTCGCATAAATGGGGGGGACATACACGAACCGGGAATTATATAGATGGTTCCAATTTGAGTAGTGGGGATATGAAAAacgaagggggggagatttactcccccccttttagaTGTTTACAGTCTGGGTCGCCTCAGCACATCCGAAGTGGCACTTACCATTACAGTATGAATGAGGGGAGGAGACAAAATATGGATCCCCACTTTAACAGTGCAAATAAACTTGTGGATGGTACATGGAACAGTACATGTGAGGAGGAGAATGGAGTGAACCCTAATGATAATTCGACAGTGCAAAGTTGCATAAAGAATAGTTTGGAAGGTAAAGAAGTTAGAGGTAGTGCCATTTCAGGAGGTAGCTCCGTTGGTGGCATGAGAATCAAACGAATGATTAATTCGGCTAGTGCTACCACAGAAGGGGAGAATCCAAAAGAGAACAAACAGAAGGATGACCTGAACGTACATATGCGTAGTAGGGTAAGTGGTGAAAGGAGCGAACGTGATACATGGAATCTAACTAGGGCTTCCACAGCAACGCACATTTCGGAGCACTTGTGTGAACTGATAAATGTAAACAGAAGTGTATATTATGAACGGAATCATGGACGGAGACTTCACAGTGAAGGAGGAGGGTCAGGCGGAGTGTTAGGCGGAGTGTTAGGCGGAGGGTCAGGCGGAGTGTTAGGAGGAGGGTCAGGAGGAGTGTTAGGCGATGTGGTAAGGATGAGGAACACGGGTGAGGAGACCACACAGGGAAAAGCAAACATTTTGGGAGACAGCGATAAGGCATTTGGAAGGAGCATAAATTCACCTGAACGATGGATAACCATTCAACccatggaaaaggaaaaaaaaacaatgaaaaACGAATGTGTTGAAAGTAGAGAAACGGGAAAGGTGGCATATGATCATTCTGTGGATGCAGTAATTTCTGCATATGTTGTAGACACCACCGTTGGGATGGAGGAACGGAAAACATCAGAGAGAAATGTaagcggaaaaaataaagcgaaaaaaaagaattccgTGAGGAAAACGaacagaaaggaaggaaaaagttttATTGACTCACAAATCCGCGGTAAGGATATATCTGTATTGTCAGAAAGTGATATCATTAATCCGAACGGCCAGTGGTATGGAGAAGGAGTGAGGGGGGAGATGCATCGAACCGGTAGGGGCGAACACAATCAGGGAGGAATCTCCAAGGAGATTTCGAAATCGAAGAATCGCAAAAAGAGtgctaaaaggaaaaaagaaaaaaacgaattagATGTTGCACACATGGAGGGGAATCAGAACAGAAGCGAGTGCAAACAAATAGAGGACACGAAAAATAAAGCGAATGAAGAAGTTCTTTCTTCGGTAAGCAATCCCAATAAATGGACGCACAGTGTGAACTTGATCCAGAGGGCAGGTAACTTAAGGGATTTACCAAAGAAAGCAATAATGTATGACGAAAGGAAGTGTACAAGTGGTAAACACTTACATCCGTCTAGCGAGTTGATTCAGCTCCCCCAAAACACTCCTTTATGCATTCCCATTGGAGAACCCAGTGCTCCAGAATGTGTCACCGATCCAGTTGTTGTGAAATATGGGGAGAATATAAGCGAGAATTCGTCaaaggagttaaaaaaaaaagatgtagTGATGGTAGAAGGAAAGTACACATATAAACTAAatgagttggaaaaaaaatgttgtaatGATCAAGATGAAGATGAGTACTACTACAACGAGATTATGAAAATGCCGAAAATTAAAGGAGTTCATTTTGACATAAGACAGAAGAGGTGGTGTGCCTATGgacataaaaagaaagaatgtttttctGTGTACCGTTATGGGTTCCTAATTGCGAGAGAGCTAGCAGTGAAAAGTAGATTGAAGGttcagaaaaggaagaacaacctTAAATTGAAGAAGAATAAGAATTACATGAACGGAGAAAATGTATGCGAGAAAAATGGCGTGTCTCCAgtgaagaagcagaaaatcGTGGTAGATAGAAAAATACATCGTAGTGACAATTTGGAAATTACACATTTGCCATATGGTGCATTACATAAGAATAACAACACGGTGAGCTTGAATGATTATACAGGTCCCCCTTCCCCGATTGACTCAGCGGAATGCACACCTACCCTTCATTTTAACGATCAGAAGGGGGATCCCCCTGGAATCAGAAAACCAACGGGAGAATCGATCTCccacgaaaatgaaaaacagaaCGATTATATCGATGGGAAGACTGAACATTGGAACGAGACTGAGATGAACGAAAATTTGTTTCCAATAGTGTTGGCGCAGTCACACATGACGGAGTCGTTAAAGGGATCGAGTGTTAACGGGAGGAAGCTTTGCCCCTACAATGGTAGCGGTGCAAGTGTTGCAAATAGTGTAAATAATGCCAATGGTGTGAGTGCAGTTTATAGGGATAACCTCTACGGGGGGTACTACCCTATCCCAGATAGACATGCAAACCGCAGTTATACCGGAGTGCTGAGCGAAGTGGAGGGTTATACCAGGAGGTATCACACGGGAGAGGTTGGCAACAGAAGGGGAAACGGGACCAACGACATTGTCCCGCTTGACAACATGGTGCACCATTctgagaagaacaaaaattgtaATTACTCAGGAAGCATGAATAGAATTAGTAACATGAATCAGATACAAGAACCGTTCGAAAATTATGACTACAGTGAGGAAAATTGCCTGAATGGTCAGGTAAAAAGTGACAACTTTTATATCTCACATAATGCAAATAGGGAGACCAATCAAGTGATGCATATTAAGGAAGCAATGGGAACAAGGAATTCTGTAAACATGAGGAACGTGGAAAGATGTATCCTTGAAGGACCCAATGAAGAGTGTCAGTTGTATAACGGAGATGTGAATTGGTACAGTATGGAAAGGGCAAATGTGGATATGCAGAGGATGGGTTCTCTTTCAATTGGGGCTATTCCGATTGGATGCGTTCCTATTGGGTCCACTGCAACTTTGGGAAATGGAGCAGCAAAAATTAACGGTTCTAATGACGAAGTGCATAAAAGGTTCCACAGGATTTCTGTGTTGAAGGAGGAGCATTTTGTCAACAATAGAGAGCATGATAGGGGAAATGATGTCATAGGTACGCAAGGGGAGTTAGTACCCCTCAGGGTGGGTGATGGTGCTTTACCAATTGATGCAAACAAGACATGCGTTTTAGAGATGGAGAAGAGGAACCGTACGAATGATAGAACCCATATAAATGGAATCACGGGTGAGTATAGAAATTTTTTgcagaataaagaagaagccTCAATTTTAGAACCCGTAGTGGAGAGTAAATCGAACCAAATGAGACTTAAGAAGGATATTGTACAGAATGGTTATTGGAATTTTATTAACAATTTAGAGAAGAATAAGATAGGGGGAAGTGGTCTAAGTGCTGTTACTAGCCTAACGACTAATGGGGTGACTTGTGTGAACAATGCTCCACTAGTTAACACTGGGGCTCCCCCCGTAGAGGAAGTTGAATTTACAACTCCTTGTGACCATCGTGGAGAAAGAAGCGGTGTAGAAAATGGAGGAGATATCTGTATTGATGGGACCATGAATGTGGGAAATCCTTTCCTTTGGATTAATCCATCCCCTGAACACATGGTTACTGAGAACATGCTTTTGGATTTTCCCCGGGCGAACAGTACACAGGGGTCATTTCCATACAGGTGGGACAAATATCGAGGGGAAAATCATCCGATTGGAGACATATCCACTGGGAACCATACACAGAGTGCATGTGACACTCCCCCCAGGATGAACGAAAACCAATGggcaatacaaaaaaaacgggAAAGACAAATGGATGTAGAAAGGATAGTAAACATGAGTGGAACGAATTTTTTACAGAATGATATAAACAGGGGGTTGGTAAAAAATTACTGTGAAATGAGAAGTGTCGATCCGTTTGGGACACATAATTTAATGAGGAGGACCACCTGGGGATGTAGGAATATACAAAGCGATTGCGCGGAGGCGAAGATGACCTCATCTTTCATGGCTGAGGAAAAGACAAACTGTGGGTTAGGAAAGGAACCGCACCTCCAATATGATAATGACGGAAATGTGACAAACAGAAGAAATGGATACTCAGAATATGACATGAATCCATCCTTTGGTGTAAATAActcctttttggaaaatgaaaagtgcaGGGCATTTGGGAAAAGAAACCTTGGCAGAGACATATTTACAAGACGGTTtgatggagaaggaaaaaaggaaagggacaaaaatttggatgaaaatgagaaaaaaaatttacatgagATTTTTCAGGACAGTACAAATATAGATCATATAGAGGTGgatatggaaaataaatcaaTAGAGAGTGGACTTGCGGAAAATAAACCTTTGAACTTGGAGGTTAACATGATTCAGGCAGATGTTGAGCAGAATAGAGAACCAGTGGTAAGTGGGAATAGTGCAGTATTGTATGGAAGGGAACATAGAAACGAAAGGTATTGTTGTggcaaaaaatgggttcgGGTAAACGGGAAGGAAGTCTCTTATGAGAAGGCTAATGTGGGGAAGACAGGCAAAGAGGAAACAAACAAAGatgtaaaaattataaagagagaggaaaaaaaaaagaagaaaaaagaacagataACAGCACAATTGGATAaccatatttttcattcgttAGATGTAGAAGATGTGAAGGGTGAACAGAAACAAACACGCAGTGATAAGGATAGAGGGAGTAGAAGTGGGTTCGCCAATTTTAGAGGTTCTCATGAGACAGGCGCCACCGGAGAGGGGGGCGATAAAATCTGCCTCTTACCAGTTAGCACTTTGGAAGGAAATCAAGGAGCAGAGAATGGGGTAGGTGATACACAGGGTAATTACTCAAATAGATCCCCAATAGGAGTTCATATTTTCAAATGCCACACTAGCAGGATCGGCATGGAGGGGAGGAGAAGCCAAGTCATCGGGAAGTACAAATGTAGTAAAGAAATGAATGCTGAATTTTGTACTTCAGGGGAATGTGGAAACGTGGGGGGAGTGTCCATAACTGGGATGGGATTCAAAGGAACCGGGACCTcaacaaaggggaaaataagaCCCAAGGAGAATATCACCATGTTAGATGCAATTACAattggtgaagaaaaagagaagtaTAATAAACTTTATTTGCGAAGGAGAAgtaattttccccttttacagAATAAAAGGGGTGAGTTAACTTCCCAAGCGTATGATCCGTATGGAGAGATGGTGATAACTACGCAGGGGGGTAGTCATGGAAATATCATTTCACGTGAAGAACAAAGAACGGATCCATTCGTATTTTTAGAAGACACTGATGGGGATCGGAGAGAAAACATCATCTGTGATGACAATGGAAAGTTGTTAATAAATGGGGTGTTACCATATGTTGATTGCCCCTTCACGTTTAGCAAGACAGATGGTGGGTCCATCCAAAGTGGCATAAGAGGCCAACAGTTGAAGGACCATGAAATGAACCCACTGGAAGAATCCCAAACGGTGGGTCCATTTGAGAATCTGtatggaagagaaaaaagtggaTACTACAGAGAggatgatgaaaatggatTCGTTCTAAAAAAGGTAGATATTTCAAGTACAAACCTTTTGCATCTTtcaacaaaaaagagaaacgaCAGAGAAGTGAAGCGTTGGGATGTAGTGACAGGTGCACTACGAGGCAAAAAATTCTGTGGTGCCCTTTCCAACACGGCAAAGAATTGCCATTTAGGTAGGGGCGTTATGGGAAAGGTCAGAACCGAAGATGTGCGCTGTCTTGAGGCGGACCGGATGATGGCAACAGCAGAGGTTTTTCTGAATAGGGACTACTTCGACGTGTGCGGCGATGTACCACTGGAAGAAAACGACACGGTGATCAACGGAGCGGTAAGAAAAGTTCCAGGCGGAAGACACAACGAATGGAGCAGTAGGCACAGCCGCAAGGGCGAtagcaaaaaaggaacgattCTTAAGAATGTCCATATATTGAAAGAGTATGGCGAGAGGTTTTCCCACGGAAGGgcagaggaaggggaagtgcCATATGAGAGCGGGGTGGATAGCCTTCTGGACAGATATTGTTTATCCATTTTTGGGAGCATGAAGATTAGCGAACTTATTCCTATGAATTGTGAGGGAAGGGAGATAGAGGAGGGCCTCCTTGTGGAGCCCTACTGTGAGTACTCTTGTTTGAGTTTACAC GACCTGAACATGAACAGAACAAAGGATGTCAACCAAACCATACATTTTAAGAAACTCATTTTGAAGTACCTCATTATGGATTTATTTCGCAACATAAGTGTGCCagaattttcaaaaatgacaaatgatagaaccaatttttttatgaacccACAGAAATGTGCATCTAGTTACCCCCTTACaaatgaaatagaaaaaaatagggacCTTCTCCAAAGGGTTGAGAGGTACCATTTAAAATATGTTAATAATATTTATGACATGAAATTTTTTCAGCTGTATTGGGATGTGTTCGTGACTTGCTTGGTGAAGAACGTCACGGCGAGTGTTCTGCCCTCCGAGGAGCACTGCATGGTTATGCGCTCTCTTCTGTTGCTTTATCTGGAAAGCTGTGCGTAG